From a region of the Gordonia sp. PP30 genome:
- a CDS encoding saccharopine dehydrogenase NADP-binding domain-containing protein codes for MRVMVLGGAGEVGAAIVAALADDAEIDRIVVADRDLDGARRAAAPARSRAVVVGLDLTDDDALRGALDGVDVVANAAGPFYRFGPAVLRAAIATGTDYVDVCDDPHPTLAMLGLTDAARDAGVTALIGMGASPGVANLLGLLAGRDLTTVTGLVTGWNIGAAHSENHGGTSAALRHGIHEIAGSIPCLYDGTITERPALQPVHLDYPGIGPVRGLSFGHPEAVTGHLAFPALRTNINVAVCDRLTSGGLRALRAAVRRCRMSPEAAAKVAGRLQRLVPTEPAQLLRRGTPPPIFAVATGLRDGRADTVAVGLAQVPGFDMPTNTAVPLATAIPLVHAANKPGVHVPETLLDPEQFFTRYARRCIGQPSASAVAVTTRASASAAENRAALSASLLTAALAGAAPSSSGRAIG; via the coding sequence ATGCGAGTGATGGTTCTCGGTGGGGCGGGGGAGGTCGGCGCCGCCATCGTCGCCGCACTGGCTGACGATGCGGAGATCGACCGGATCGTCGTCGCCGATCGCGACCTCGACGGCGCACGCCGCGCGGCGGCCCCGGCACGATCGCGGGCGGTCGTCGTCGGTCTAGATCTGACCGACGACGACGCCCTGCGCGGAGCGCTCGACGGTGTCGACGTGGTGGCCAACGCCGCCGGGCCGTTCTACCGGTTCGGCCCGGCCGTGCTGCGCGCGGCGATCGCCACCGGCACGGACTACGTCGACGTCTGCGACGACCCCCATCCGACACTGGCCATGCTCGGCCTGACCGATGCGGCCCGCGACGCGGGTGTGACGGCGCTGATCGGCATGGGCGCCAGCCCCGGCGTCGCGAATCTCCTCGGACTGCTGGCCGGACGAGACCTCACCACCGTCACCGGCCTCGTCACGGGATGGAACATCGGTGCCGCGCACTCGGAGAACCACGGCGGCACCTCCGCGGCGCTGCGCCACGGCATCCACGAGATCGCCGGGTCGATCCCGTGCCTGTACGACGGCACGATCACCGAGCGGCCCGCCCTGCAACCGGTCCACCTCGACTATCCGGGCATCGGGCCGGTGCGCGGCCTGTCGTTCGGGCACCCGGAGGCGGTCACCGGCCATCTCGCGTTTCCAGCACTCCGCACCAACATCAACGTCGCGGTCTGCGACCGGCTGACCAGCGGGGGACTGCGCGCACTGCGGGCCGCCGTCCGCCGCTGCCGGATGTCTCCGGAGGCCGCCGCCAAGGTGGCGGGCCGGCTGCAACGTCTCGTCCCGACCGAACCCGCCCAGCTCCTGCGGCGCGGCACGCCGCCGCCGATCTTCGCTGTCGCCACCGGACTGCGCGACGGCCGCGCCGACACGGTCGCGGTGGGACTGGCCCAGGTGCCCGGCTTCGACATGCCGACCAACACGGCGGTTCCGCTGGCGACCGCGATCCCGCTCGTGCACGCGGCGAACAAGCCGGGCGTCCACGTGCCGGAGACACTGCTCGACCCCGAGCAGTTCTTCACTCGCTACGCCCGGCGGTGCATCGGACAGCCTTCCGCGTCGGCGGTCGCGGTGACGACACGGGCGTCCGCGTCCGCCGCGGAGAACCGCGCGGCGCTGTCGGCGTCGCTCTTGACCGCCGCGCTCGCCGGGGCCGCGCCATCGTCGTCCGGACGGGCGATCGGGTAA
- a CDS encoding 2,3-butanediol dehydrogenase, whose amino-acid sequence MRAARYYDRNDIRIEDIDEPVLQPGSVAIDVAWCGICGTDLHEYLEGPIFIPPAGHPHPISGEDAPVTIGHEFSGTVTALGPGVDDLAVGDSVVVEPYIVGEDVDTGPGQNYQLSKDMNFIGLGGRGGGLSEKIVVERRWVHPVGDIPLDQAALIEPLSVGHHAFVRSGAAAGQTAIIGGAGPIGLLTAAVLKAEGLTVYISELSDARKAKARETGVADEVFDPRDGDVAEKVRALTGGRGADVGFECSSVPVVLDMLIDAVKPGGVIVNVSIWGHKPPVDMPSLVLKEIDLRGTIGYANDHPATIALVQSGRIDLAPFITGRITLDELVSKGYDQLINNNEEHVKIIVDPHA is encoded by the coding sequence ATGCGCGCAGCCCGCTACTACGACCGAAACGACATCCGCATCGAGGACATCGACGAACCGGTTCTCCAGCCGGGCAGCGTGGCGATCGACGTGGCCTGGTGCGGGATCTGCGGCACCGATCTCCACGAATATCTCGAGGGCCCGATCTTCATCCCGCCGGCCGGTCACCCGCACCCGATCTCCGGTGAGGACGCCCCGGTGACCATCGGCCACGAGTTCTCCGGCACCGTCACGGCCCTCGGCCCGGGCGTCGACGACCTCGCGGTCGGCGACAGCGTCGTGGTGGAGCCGTACATCGTCGGCGAAGACGTCGACACCGGTCCCGGCCAGAACTACCAGCTGAGCAAGGACATGAACTTCATCGGTCTCGGCGGCCGCGGTGGGGGACTATCGGAGAAGATCGTCGTCGAACGACGCTGGGTGCACCCGGTCGGCGACATTCCGCTCGATCAGGCCGCGCTCATCGAACCGCTGTCGGTCGGGCATCACGCATTCGTGCGGTCCGGGGCCGCGGCCGGCCAGACGGCGATCATCGGCGGCGCCGGGCCGATCGGGCTGCTGACGGCCGCCGTGCTCAAGGCAGAGGGCTTGACGGTCTACATCTCCGAACTCTCCGATGCGCGCAAGGCGAAGGCCCGCGAGACCGGTGTCGCCGATGAGGTGTTCGACCCGCGCGACGGCGACGTCGCCGAGAAGGTGCGGGCCCTCACCGGCGGCCGCGGCGCCGACGTCGGCTTCGAATGCAGCTCCGTGCCGGTGGTCCTCGACATGCTGATCGACGCCGTGAAGCCGGGTGGTGTGATCGTCAACGTATCCATCTGGGGCCACAAGCCGCCCGTCGACATGCCGAGTCTCGTCCTGAAGGAGATCGATCTGCGCGGCACCATCGGCTACGCGAACGACCATCCGGCGACGATCGCCCTGGTACAGAGCGGCCGGATCGACCTCGCGCCGTTCATCACCGGTCGCATCACGCTCGACGAACTGGTCTCGAAGGGTTACGACCAGCTGATCAACAACAACGAAGAGCACGTCAAGATCATCGTGGACCCGCACGCCTGA
- a CDS encoding DUF6328 family protein — MGLRSTVRRLRARPDPGDRAEREWDEQARGETATQRLDRNWSVLIQELRVLQTGVQVLAGFLLIVPFQSRFDVLDDAGVAVYLVTVGAALLAVAFLLAPIALHRMLFRRHSLRRVVAVTHRETMVGLGALALALAGSATLVVRAATASWWAAAAAGIVASVVLTWLWVGVPLRALDSLERSDRSGGPDQE; from the coding sequence ATGGGTCTGCGCTCGACGGTGCGGCGGCTCCGTGCGCGTCCCGATCCCGGCGACCGCGCCGAACGCGAATGGGACGAGCAGGCGCGCGGCGAGACCGCGACGCAGCGGCTCGACCGCAACTGGTCGGTGCTGATCCAGGAATTGCGGGTCCTGCAGACCGGGGTGCAGGTGCTCGCCGGATTCCTCCTGATCGTGCCCTTCCAATCGAGGTTCGACGTCTTGGACGACGCCGGGGTCGCCGTCTACCTGGTGACCGTCGGTGCCGCACTGCTCGCCGTCGCGTTTCTGCTCGCCCCGATCGCCCTGCACCGGATGTTGTTCCGGCGGCACAGTCTGCGGCGGGTGGTCGCGGTGACGCATCGGGAGACGATGGTCGGTCTCGGCGCCCTCGCGCTCGCTCTCGCCGGTTCGGCGACGCTGGTCGTGCGCGCGGCCACCGCGTCGTGGTGGGCGGCCGCCGCCGCGGGGATCGTCGCCTCTGTGGTCCTCACCTGGCTGTGGGTCGGGGTTCCGCTCCGCGCCCTGGACTCACTCGAACGTTCCGACCGGAGCGGAGGCCCCGACCAGGAGTGA